The genomic segment CATTGCAGCTGTAAAGCTGGGTAGGAATAATAAACTAGTTAAGATGTTCtgatttgtttgttgtttgtttgtttttatttctttttgtattttgtttgagTGCATGTACAGTGTGTGATCAATTAGGCCTAACATGTTAGCCTATGTGTGCAAGGTTACGTTGAATGAATACGTGAATGAATACGAAAGGCAAAAAGAAATATGCATGACGTTAGTGGAGTCACAAATGCAATAGAAATGGCACTGCATCTCCCATTCTGATCCAGTGAAAATAGAACAATATTAAGtgtaaattaagaaaaaatcattttaattaaaaattgtGAAAACAACATGAATACAGACATTAAAATTCAGAATAATTAGGCCTACAGTTTAGTACACAtagcatattaatatatatcacagatcGATATCAACAAAGCAGATAAATTGATTCCAGAAGGGAATGTTCTGTTTGCCTTATTGACAGTAGAGTTGATGTGATGACTAGTactgtaacaatgtaaccaaaTTAGGCCTATCAGTAGATCTATCAAAGTAGAacaaaagtttcaaaatattgttgAGAAAACAGCTCGCTCTCCCTGGATTTTCACTACAATATCCAATGGAAGCCAAAGCTGTTAAAACAAGTTATGGGGTCCTTgcacaaaatatttctttttaaatcataaaattaaATTCGTGTTGCAATGGTGCATGCATAtcgtttaaaatgaaatgatttaaaagcaATGATGGAATATGTCAAAACATATTGTACCGATGTATAGGCCCTAAATAGGCTACATTACACATATCATGATAGCGACTACAATATGTATGGCTATCAGGTTTTTAACATCCACGACAGCCTAATTagatatcaaatgaaaaaaggATTCAAACCTGGGACAGCCGGTACTCTTATAATTACCAGACACACTAATGACTGAGCTACCTGGTAATTAATCCTGATCATCCCAGTCCAGTCCATCTACACAACCAAGATTATTCCTTTTACCTATCAGAAACAACATTACATTTTCTACaagtaaaattttcatttccaGCAGTTGATTTTTTTACGGATTTTGATGTTCCTGATATTAACATGCATGCAGCTGTTAAACAgatttttaaacattaaacaatgggtatgtatatatatatatatgtgtggaCATACTTCAGTAACTCAATAATTATGGCACTGAATTAAaggacattttaaaataaaaatttgattCAAATTACAAATCGATTTATCTGATCaatcttggttttttttttaaaactaatttaATTACTGTACATTTTTATAACAGCATTTAAATCTTTGTTTAGATCTTACCTTCTTTATTTGCAGTCCTTATTGTATATACCGGAATGTATTTAAaagtcaatattaatacaaTCAACTGCAATTGCCATCGATATGTTTGCAAGAGATCAATAATTGAAAACCAAAATTTACAGAATATCTGGACAGTGTGCACACATTCTTGCTGTGATAGTTATAATTGAGGAGTGGAAAATCGCTGGATTGAAAGAAGTTCCCTCTCAGCCTTCATCAACAAGTTTACCACAGCAGTGGGATAAACCGAGAGGACATAAAATAAAGCCAGAGCCTGTGTCGCAGATGGTCATATCCAGACCACTCAATATGAATCGGAAAAGGAAACCAGTTATTGCCTCTTTTGTTGACAATAGGTATACATAGTATGATACTCTTTGAGATACATATTCCTTTGGTAGGATGAGTCGCACCATTCAATATATCGTTTAATTTATTTGTAACACACAGAGTGTAGTGGAACTTCCTTTGAGGTTTTGATTGACAAATTGgttaattttgttgtttatacattcatgtacatatttcaatttcatcaaTTAAACTGCAGAAGTTTAACATGTGAATATACAGTTGAGAGAATTCAACCtaaatatcatttatcacaTATATTAACATTGCAGGAAAATGCCCCTGACGACATCCGATATTGCTCATTTAAAGAGTCTCAGCAACAGCCCCATTTCATACTTGGTGGAAAATGGAAGTGACACAAGTACAGTTAATACCCCATTAGGCCCCCAGTTCATCGGTTCAGCTCTAAGCTATCATGTATGTATGCTGCATGATATTcaaatgtaattgttttataactatTATTTATAAGGTTAAACACTTGATTTTCTAGGGATTTTAAACATCATACCAAATATCTTTCACATGCATAATGGGCCGTGGaagccaagtggttaaggtgtcctgatcataacattttatcactggcccttcacctctgggttgcaagttcgaaaccctGTGGCAACTGCCTGGAAGTGACCTTAGGATGGAAGGTCGGTCGTTTTcctctgggtactccagctcattcttaaatgaccctggttgtattaggtaaaataaaataaaccaaaccaatatatCCCATgcataacataaaatacatgaaatatcTTAGACTGTATACTAAAAGAGGTATCAATGGAACATGTACAAGGCACAATACAAAAAAGATCAGTCTTGTATTAAATATGGCATGAAGTTTGTCAACAAACTACAAACTAACCAAACTTGGTTTATACAGCCAAATAAAGATAGGCTtattttgtcagacaaaattttaaattgctTGATACGTGCAATAGCTCTTTCCACATGAACTCTGTGTTTTGCAATTTTTATagtttttgaaacatcccctggcTTCATCTGTGCTCCACTTGAAGCAAATGGTGGAATATTTAACTTGAGTCCAAGTTCCTTCAGTTCATCCTCAATAAGGAAACCCTTGTCAGCCATGATACCATCCCCTCTGTTTATTTTCTGTTGCTCAATGAGGTCTGTCAGAAGGTTAAGAAAACCACTTTCTTTGGTTAAAACTTTATCCGAAATAGATCCAGAAAAAAGCATTGAGGCAAAGATAACCGATCCTCTGGGATCAACACCAACTAGAGCTTTCAAGGTAGTACAGGATTTATAGTCCGAGTAGCACTGACTCTGTCGATTTAATGCACttggtttttgaattttgagtTCTGTTCCATCGATGATAACAATCGTGTCAGGGAAATCCTCTTTGTACTTCGATGGCATATTCCTCACTATCTCCTCTCTTTTGGGCCAAATCACAAGTGAACCAAGTTTGAAAAACATGTAATTAATCCAATTGGAAAATATTGTGCTGCAAGCCTGAGAAGAAAACATGAATAGGTTACTTAAAtgtacaaaatcaaaattttgtcGTAACTTCATCAGCACAAGAAGAAGCTGGTCTtccaaagaaatattttttgttccACTCACtgtttttgtaaatgtaaatggCTCTTCTTCTGATGGGATAAAAAACTTGACCAAATTGTGAAATCTGTCACTGGAAAATCCGGTGTAGTACTGGTAATCTGATGGTTTCAAATTATTACAGCTGAACATGGCCTTGGAATCCCCCTGTACCTCATGGGAAGTTGTCTTTCGACATAACTGTTCATATTGAAGTATCATTTTGGAATAACCTTCACTTAAACGTGCGTTGTTTGATATAAGTTTGGCATGCTCCTGGTCTAATCTTCTGTTTTCAGCAGCCAGAGCCAGTAGGTCTAAAGGTTGTGTTTC from the Pecten maximus chromosome 4, xPecMax1.1, whole genome shotgun sequence genome contains:
- the LOC117325860 gene encoding uncharacterized protein LOC117325860 isoform X2, with product MPRPDLTKSTKRKILDIVDENDNIEMESIVVPSEVQLDMQKDDNLLMKETQPLDLLALAAENRRLDQEHAKLISNNARLSEGYSKMILQYEQLCRKTTSHEVQGDSKAMFSCNNLKPSDYQYYTGFSSDRFHNLVKFFIPSEEEPFTFTKTVSGTKNISLEDQLLLVLMKLRQNFDFVHLSNLFMFSSQACSTIFSNWINYMFFKLGSLVIWPKREEIVRNMPSKYKEDFPDTIVIIDGTELKIQKPSALNRQSQCYSDYKSCTTLKALVGVDPRGSVIFASMLFSGSISDKVLTKESGFLNLLTDLIEQQKINRGDGIMADKGFLIEDELKELGLKLNIPPFASSGAQMKPGDVSKTIKIAKHRVHVERAIARIKQFKILSDKISLSLFGCINQVWLVCSLLTNFMPYLIQD
- the LOC117325860 gene encoding uncharacterized protein LOC117325860 isoform X1, giving the protein MVKRCCWGTCNTDSRFPDRLEGGVTFIPFPKPGRSLEKCKEWIRLCGRPQSQLNEEILRERSKAKHLFVCSKHFVDGKPSDLYPNPRSALPYDRITPSRKRPMPRPDLTKSTKRKILDIVDENDNIEMESIVVPSEVQLDMQKDDNLLMKETQPLDLLALAAENRRLDQEHAKLISNNARLSEGYSKMILQYEQLCRKTTSHEVQGDSKAMFSCNNLKPSDYQYYTGFSSDRFHNLVKFFIPSEEEPFTFTKTVSGTKNISLEDQLLLVLMKLRQNFDFVHLSNLFMFSSQACSTIFSNWINYMFFKLGSLVIWPKREEIVRNMPSKYKEDFPDTIVIIDGTELKIQKPSALNRQSQCYSDYKSCTTLKALVGVDPRGSVIFASMLFSGSISDKVLTKESGFLNLLTDLIEQQKINRGDGIMADKGFLIEDELKELGLKLNIPPFASSGAQMKPGDVSKTIKIAKHRVHVERAIARIKQFKILSDKISLSLFGCINQVWLVCSLLTNFMPYLIQD